The following coding sequences are from one uncultured Desulfobacter sp. window:
- a CDS encoding alanine racemase, with protein sequence MLTANTQATGTTALLSREKAIEFITPYVKNKGVYLDIAKRFGSPLYILETDVLARKAAQFRAAFSHRLPETAFFYAMKSNNLPYLSGHLLKHGFGLDVSSGVELSVALELGAAAIIFSGPGKTVPELELAARYPDRVVILLDSIGEAKRLAAVLEKTQTRMPVGLRLNNNPEGLWRKFGILPENLLSGFREIQNLGCLDFQGLQFHSSWNLTPDRQTAFIRKLGEILSTMPRQFLDAVQFIDIGGGYWPAQGEWLLSDEPRRYTIDPGSSIDLFAKELSTAIKEHILPLTPCRICFEPGRWICNDVMHILIQVVDCKEKGLVITDAGGNTVGWERYETDYCPVINLTRPGLSEKECHILGALCTPHDVWGYAYFGSAIKENDILMIPAQGAYTYSLRQQFIKPIPRVAVKESSNRYFLLPS encoded by the coding sequence ATGCTCACAGCCAACACGCAAGCAACCGGCACAACCGCCCTTCTCTCCAGGGAAAAAGCCATCGAGTTTATCACCCCCTATGTCAAAAATAAGGGGGTGTACCTGGATATCGCCAAAAGGTTCGGTTCTCCCCTGTACATTCTGGAAACCGATGTATTGGCCAGGAAAGCCGCCCAGTTCAGGGCGGCGTTCAGCCACCGCCTGCCGGAAACCGCATTTTTTTACGCCATGAAAAGCAACAATCTGCCCTATCTTTCCGGGCATCTGCTCAAACATGGATTCGGGCTGGATGTCTCCAGCGGCGTAGAGCTCTCCGTGGCCCTGGAACTGGGGGCGGCCGCCATTATATTCAGCGGGCCGGGCAAAACCGTTCCGGAGCTGGAACTTGCGGCCCGGTACCCGGACCGGGTGGTGATTCTGCTGGACAGCATCGGAGAGGCAAAACGGCTGGCAGCGGTGCTTGAAAAAACGCAGACCCGGATGCCCGTGGGATTGCGCCTGAACAATAATCCCGAAGGGTTGTGGCGCAAGTTCGGGATTCTGCCGGAAAATCTGCTGTCTGGGTTCCGAGAGATCCAGAACCTTGGCTGCCTGGATTTCCAGGGACTGCAGTTCCACTCCTCCTGGAATCTTACCCCGGACAGACAGACCGCGTTTATCCGAAAACTGGGTGAGATCCTGTCCACCATGCCACGGCAGTTTCTGGATGCAGTCCAATTCATTGATATCGGCGGCGGCTACTGGCCGGCCCAGGGGGAATGGCTTTTATCGGACGAGCCCCGGCGCTATACAATTGACCCGGGATCATCCATTGACCTGTTTGCCAAGGAGCTGTCAACGGCCATTAAAGAACACATCCTGCCGTTGACCCCGTGCCGGATCTGTTTTGAGCCGGGCCGCTGGATCTGCAATGATGTCATGCACATCCTCATCCAGGTGGTGGACTGTAAAGAAAAGGGCCTGGTCATCACCGATGCCGGCGGCAACACCGTGGGCTGGGAGCGGTATGAAACCGATTACTGCCCGGTCATCAACCTGACCCGGCCCGGCCTGTCCGAAAAAGAGTGTCATATCCTGGGCGCCCTTTGTACCCCCCATGATGTATGGGGATATGCCTATTTCGGCTCGGCCATCAAAGAAAACGACATACTCATGATCCCGGCCCAGGGGGCATACACCTACAGCCTGCGCCAGCAGTTCATCAAACCCATTCCCCGGGTAGCGGTGAAGGAGAGCAGTAACCGGTATTTCCTTCTTCCTTCATGA
- a CDS encoding S-adenosylmethionine decarboxylase, which produces MTAAQVIQIDTAPDVWGIASAIDIYDCDPEKIRDAELIKRFVVELCDLIEMKRFGETQVVHFGEDEKVAGFSMVQLIETSLISAHFANQSNATYLDVFSCKAYDPEVVREFSQNYFGGKTARINVTYRH; this is translated from the coding sequence ATGACCGCTGCACAAGTAATCCAGATTGACACCGCCCCTGATGTATGGGGCATTGCCTCCGCCATCGACATCTATGACTGCGACCCTGAAAAAATCAGAGATGCCGAACTGATCAAACGATTTGTTGTCGAATTGTGTGACCTGATTGAAATGAAACGCTTTGGGGAGACCCAGGTGGTGCATTTTGGTGAAGATGAAAAAGTGGCCGGGTTTTCAATGGTCCAACTCATTGAGACCTCACTGATCTCCGCCCATTTTGCCAACCAGAGCAATGCCACATACCTGGATGTATTCTCATGCAAGGCATATGACCCTGAAGTGGTCCGGGAATTTTCCCAGAACTATTTCGGCGGAAAAACCGCCAGAATCAACGTAACTTACCGGCATTAG
- a CDS encoding tetratricopeptide repeat protein, whose amino-acid sequence MSRFLPFLLILSLVLGGCASDQQNADTYIQDGKNYFDQQEYAKAEIQLKNAVKLLPDSAEAYHLLARIYLEEKKAQEAFNAFLRLEQLEPDNLETKLQLASFLVLAKKWPEAETRVTQVLTADPENIQALYLKAGILGSKKEPLDTLAEIYEQILSLDSRETKAMLVLARIYQAQKDSGKAQAMLEKALETAPEDLNLNQAVFRYFLAQKSYDKARTVLDNLISRKPEAVEPRIMLANFQAARNENSQAEQSFLKAIELAPDNPLPYMLIARFYNASEQPDKAEGFIKKALDIDPEHAGLKTAYADFYFLHQEYEKSQNLIDEVLAARPDFPQAKFVKAKLLAAQKKSEQAQEIILSLLKEEPDSARYNFLMGSVLTADKKSDQAMTYIAKTLEKNPYHLRARIMMADIYFKQGDYFLADSEIDKALKLSPKNYGALLLKGNLYAARQKNQQAQAVYEALVQDHPENPAALFRLGNLFILDKKPEKALAIYDKALAINPNLMDVFINMIRLYSSEKKYQTALDRCDAHIDAMQDPSPVVVSIIQGLKGNLFMALEKPEAAKQAFELAIRSNPKFTQPYLSLARIYNREENSEKELETYKNLLAQRPDQIEPHFQLGVFYEKKGENDLAKAQYEKVLELNPEYVPALNNLAFFYAEQNIEMNRALDMARKAKELSGEIPAIMDTLGWIYYKKELYDSAIQEFTNCVEKEPKNPIFNFHLGLAYNKKWDYVNAKKHLRKALELNKDFKGADEARKILEQI is encoded by the coding sequence ATGAGCCGTTTTTTACCTTTTCTATTAATTCTGAGTCTCGTCCTTGGCGGTTGCGCCTCTGACCAGCAAAACGCCGACACCTATATCCAAGACGGTAAAAATTATTTTGACCAGCAGGAATATGCCAAGGCCGAAATTCAGTTGAAAAACGCGGTCAAACTGCTGCCGGACTCCGCAGAAGCCTATCATCTTCTGGCCCGCATCTACTTGGAAGAGAAAAAAGCCCAGGAGGCCTTTAACGCATTTTTACGGCTGGAACAGCTGGAACCCGATAATCTTGAGACCAAACTTCAACTCGCCTCGTTCCTGGTTTTGGCAAAAAAATGGCCTGAAGCAGAAACAAGAGTGACCCAGGTGCTTACGGCCGACCCGGAAAATATCCAAGCGCTCTATCTGAAAGCCGGTATTCTGGGCAGTAAAAAAGAGCCGTTGGATACCCTGGCGGAGATCTATGAACAAATTCTTTCACTGGATTCCCGGGAAACCAAAGCCATGCTGGTCCTTGCAAGAATCTACCAGGCCCAAAAGGATTCCGGCAAAGCCCAGGCCATGCTGGAAAAAGCCCTTGAAACGGCACCGGAGGATTTAAACCTCAACCAGGCTGTATTCAGGTACTTTTTGGCCCAAAAGTCCTACGACAAAGCCCGGACTGTCCTGGACAATCTGATCTCTCGAAAACCCGAGGCGGTTGAACCCAGGATCATGCTGGCCAACTTCCAGGCCGCCCGGAACGAAAACAGCCAGGCAGAACAATCCTTTTTAAAAGCCATTGAACTGGCTCCGGACAATCCGCTGCCCTATATGCTCATTGCCCGGTTTTACAATGCCAGTGAGCAGCCGGATAAAGCAGAGGGGTTTATCAAAAAGGCTTTGGACATTGATCCGGAACATGCGGGCTTGAAAACCGCCTATGCAGACTTTTATTTCCTTCACCAGGAGTATGAAAAATCCCAAAATTTAATTGATGAGGTGCTGGCAGCCCGTCCCGACTTTCCCCAGGCCAAATTCGTCAAAGCAAAACTTTTAGCCGCCCAGAAAAAATCGGAACAGGCCCAAGAAATTATATTGTCCCTGCTAAAAGAGGAGCCGGACTCCGCCCGGTACAATTTTTTAATGGGGTCGGTGCTGACAGCCGACAAGAAATCAGATCAGGCCATGACCTATATCGCCAAAACCCTGGAAAAAAACCCCTATCATCTCCGCGCAAGAATCATGATGGCGGATATTTATTTTAAGCAGGGTGACTATTTTCTGGCCGACTCTGAAATTGATAAGGCATTAAAACTGAGCCCGAAAAACTATGGAGCCCTCCTGCTCAAGGGCAATCTTTACGCCGCCCGGCAAAAGAACCAGCAAGCCCAGGCCGTGTATGAAGCCTTGGTCCAGGATCACCCTGAAAATCCGGCGGCCCTGTTCAGGCTCGGCAATCTTTTCATCCTGGACAAAAAGCCTGAAAAGGCATTGGCAATTTATGACAAAGCCCTGGCCATCAACCCCAACCTTATGGATGTGTTTATCAACATGATCCGGTTGTACAGTTCAGAAAAAAAATATCAGACGGCCCTGGACCGGTGTGATGCCCACATTGACGCCATGCAGGACCCCTCGCCCGTTGTGGTCTCCATTATCCAGGGACTCAAGGGCAATCTTTTCATGGCACTTGAAAAGCCGGAGGCAGCAAAACAGGCCTTTGAACTGGCCATCCGGTCCAATCCTAAATTCACGCAACCCTACCTCTCCCTGGCCAGGATCTACAACCGGGAAGAAAACAGTGAAAAGGAGCTTGAGACCTATAAAAACCTGCTGGCCCAGCGTCCGGATCAGATCGAGCCCCATTTTCAGCTTGGGGTATTTTACGAAAAAAAAGGTGAAAATGACCTGGCAAAGGCCCAGTACGAAAAAGTGCTTGAGCTGAATCCCGAATATGTTCCGGCCCTGAACAACCTGGCTTTTTTCTATGCCGAGCAGAACATAGAGATGAACAGGGCCCTGGACATGGCCAGAAAGGCCAAGGAACTAAGCGGAGAAATTCCGGCCATCATGGATACCCTGGGCTGGATCTACTACAAAAAAGAGCTCTATGATTCCGCCATCCAGGAGTTTACCAACTGCGTTGAAAAAGAACCTAAAAATCCGATTTTCAACTTTCACCTGGGCCTGGCTTACAATAAGAAATGGGATTACGTCAATGCGAAAAAACATCTGAGAAAAGCACTTGAGCTGAACAAAGATTTTAAAGGGGCGGATGAGGCCCGAAAAATCCTTGAACAAATTTAA
- a CDS encoding TraR/DksA C4-type zinc finger protein has protein sequence MSTQVIDRPHITDDDLARFQHILNISMKELLDQADSAVSELILECSRDTEIIDSTAADINRTMNLRLHSRKSRLIKKIKDALKRIEDGTYGYCDICGEEISLKRLEARPVTSKCISCKEDQERLEALLS, from the coding sequence ATGAGCACTCAAGTAATCGACAGACCCCACATCACAGATGACGATCTGGCCCGTTTTCAACACATACTGAATATCTCCATGAAAGAACTGCTGGATCAAGCAGACTCCGCCGTGTCGGAACTGATACTGGAATGCAGCAGGGATACGGAGATCATTGATTCCACCGCAGCCGATATCAACCGCACCATGAACCTGCGCCTGCACAGCCGCAAGAGCAGGCTGATCAAAAAAATCAAAGACGCACTCAAGAGAATTGAAGACGGCACCTATGGCTATTGTGATATCTGTGGCGAAGAGATCTCCCTCAAACGGCTTGAAGCCCGTCCTGTGACATCCAAGTGCATCTCATGCAAGGAAGACCAGGAGCGGCTGGAGGCCCTCTTATCTTAA
- a CDS encoding GNAT family N-acetyltransferase, which translates to MKSIIITDPEGCRQAWEKYWPVQDIFDLWAVRQCFNAAFKRPLSFHIVEDKGQVVGFLPLSLVEETGEYVFFPGETWKGKTWLEQNRFFAHSPEVFQALCDSVPGPLNLRYLRFNPLFDKIERAGLDETGYLFYPRMHDFSMDNFWLAFPGKTRKKLKADVKKIEERQLTWRYNHQPDLVEMFRLNMAAFTSDSYFSDARFYRSFERLAQYLQDMGMLRITTAIVEEKIAAVDMGAVFNNTYTVVAGGTHPDFMGIAKVINLHHLEWACHNRLEAVDFLCGSFNWKERFRLSPRPSYEIHTQPDTVVFHGSQYGRKAV; encoded by the coding sequence GTGAAATCTATTATTATAACAGATCCGGAAGGTTGCCGGCAGGCCTGGGAAAAATACTGGCCGGTCCAGGACATATTTGATCTTTGGGCCGTCAGACAATGTTTTAACGCCGCATTCAAAAGGCCTTTAAGTTTCCATATCGTCGAAGACAAAGGCCAGGTTGTGGGGTTTCTGCCGTTAAGTCTGGTTGAAGAGACCGGTGAATACGTTTTCTTTCCCGGCGAAACCTGGAAAGGCAAAACATGGCTGGAGCAGAACCGGTTTTTTGCACACTCTCCGGAAGTATTCCAGGCATTGTGTGACTCCGTGCCCGGCCCTTTAAATTTAAGGTATCTGCGTTTCAATCCGCTGTTTGACAAAATAGAACGGGCCGGACTCGACGAGACAGGTTACCTGTTCTACCCCCGGATGCATGACTTTTCCATGGACAACTTCTGGCTGGCATTTCCCGGGAAAACCAGAAAAAAGCTCAAGGCGGATGTAAAAAAAATTGAGGAGCGGCAACTCACGTGGCGCTATAATCATCAGCCGGATCTGGTTGAAATGTTCCGCTTGAACATGGCAGCATTTACATCGGACTCCTACTTCAGTGACGCCCGGTTTTACCGCTCTTTTGAGCGGCTTGCCCAATATCTTCAGGATATGGGGATGCTCAGGATTACCACCGCCATCGTGGAAGAAAAAATTGCAGCCGTGGACATGGGCGCAGTCTTCAACAACACTTACACGGTTGTGGCCGGCGGCACACACCCGGATTTTATGGGTATTGCCAAAGTGATTAACCTGCACCACCTGGAATGGGCCTGCCACAACAGGCTGGAAGCCGTTGATTTTCTGTGCGGCAGTTTTAACTGGAAAGAACGGTTTCGCCTGAGCCCCAGACCGTCATATGAGATTCACACCCAGCCGGACACGGTTGTTTTCCATGGGAGCCAATATGGCCGAAAAGCAGTCTGA
- a CDS encoding sigma-54 dependent transcriptional regulator gives MLIRLACAIKESKIRTELANRLAEQDVQLQFFKPSTVSWQALARSCADVFIVSSPAIPKPVESSISLLNDLPEAPMTIVLHNRESSEEHANLLASGVDVVLYSGIPMDSLLEALDTTLESRRQFYYAERFDRRGRFLPRLNDFTSNSREMQVFLDETRQVVSSDATILLLGETGVGKEHLSKAIHADSHRSTGPFIAINMAAIPEQLMESELFGHEQGAFTGAVRSRRGAFELAHGGTIFLDEIGEMPLQMQTKLLRVLQELEFTPVGGEKPVWVDVRVIAATNKDLEEEVERGTFRKDLYYRLGVISLTLPPLRQRKEDIPSLTNHFLTMNQQKFGRNLKRFSQPAMEALCRYHWPGNIRELMNVIERAVLLCKSDMITLEELPSVFHNTKPVRVGDGESGLCLPREWDTMTLPQVREAVCDQVEALYLAMVLDKTRGKIGETAKIAGIHPRGLYAKMKKLGLDKAEFKTKG, from the coding sequence ATGCTGATTCGACTGGCATGTGCCATCAAAGAGTCAAAAATACGCACCGAACTTGCGAACAGGCTGGCGGAACAGGATGTTCAGCTTCAGTTTTTTAAACCCAGCACCGTCTCCTGGCAGGCCCTTGCCAGAAGCTGTGCCGATGTGTTTATTGTCAGCAGTCCCGCAATCCCCAAACCTGTTGAATCCAGTATCTCGCTGCTCAATGACCTGCCCGAAGCGCCCATGACCATTGTGCTGCACAACCGGGAGTCTTCCGAAGAGCATGCCAATCTGCTGGCCTCGGGTGTTGATGTGGTGCTTTATTCAGGCATTCCCATGGACAGTCTTTTGGAAGCCCTTGACACCACATTGGAGTCCAGACGTCAGTTTTATTATGCGGAACGGTTTGACCGGCGGGGGCGTTTTTTGCCCCGGCTTAACGACTTTACCTCCAACAGCCGGGAGATGCAGGTGTTTCTGGATGAAACCCGCCAGGTGGTCTCCAGTGATGCCACCATACTGTTATTGGGTGAGACCGGTGTGGGAAAAGAGCATCTGTCCAAGGCCATTCATGCCGACAGCCACAGGTCCACAGGGCCTTTCATTGCCATCAATATGGCAGCCATTCCCGAACAGCTGATGGAAAGTGAGCTGTTCGGGCATGAGCAGGGGGCCTTTACCGGGGCGGTGCGCTCCCGGCGGGGGGCATTTGAGCTGGCCCACGGCGGAACGATTTTTTTGGATGAGATCGGTGAGATGCCTCTGCAGATGCAGACCAAACTGCTGCGGGTACTCCAGGAACTTGAATTTACGCCGGTGGGCGGTGAAAAACCGGTGTGGGTGGATGTCCGGGTGATTGCGGCCACCAACAAGGACCTCGAGGAAGAGGTGGAAAGGGGAACGTTCCGAAAAGATCTCTATTACCGGCTCGGGGTGATTTCATTAACGCTTCCGCCTTTACGGCAGCGTAAAGAGGATATTCCCTCACTGACCAATCATTTTTTAACCATGAATCAGCAAAAATTCGGCAGAAATCTCAAACGATTTTCCCAGCCGGCCATGGAGGCCCTGTGCCGCTACCACTGGCCGGGTAATATCCGGGAATTGATGAACGTGATTGAACGGGCGGTTTTGCTGTGCAAGTCTGATATGATTACCCTTGAAGAACTGCCGTCGGTTTTCCACAACACCAAACCCGTCCGGGTGGGTGATGGTGAGTCGGGGCTTTGCCTGCCCCGGGAATGGGACACCATGACCCTGCCCCAGGTCCGGGAGGCCGTGTGTGACCAGGTGGAAGCGTTGTATCTGGCCATGGTGCTCGATAAAACCCGTGGTAAAATTGGGGAGACGGCAAAGATTGCAGGTATTCATCCCAGGGGGCTGTATGCCAAAATGAAAAAACTGGGACTGGATAAAGCAGAATTTAAGACCAAAGGATAG
- a CDS encoding ATP-grasp domain-containing protein, with the protein MAEKQSESETNKVLVVGTTSDYIEWVRNIRPGQALFLTEPKVRENAPEPCPDNGEEILCPICEVNAAVQAIDRHKEAFGITLSGIACFDCESMETASLLAKKMGLPYPNVEAIKNSRDKFISKQFWRYNRIPCPRACPVNTEAEVLNFLEQAPGGIVLKPFCGSGSELVFKCTTRKECKAAFKAVADGLATRSGNPLFKPTDVGSFQMLAEEWVAGPEFSCDFLMEEDRAVILRKTRKIKVDSRPFGTISGYAICPEDDKDGKMPGNDILADLFYMAARALGIKTGVCMVDFILRNREAVLIEMTPRPGGDCLPFLIKEAGNLDILGLTLDAAAGCAWKNEKKEPYTPLVAFRIHARKDGVLKHIKTESLANDSRVKKIHLTRSPGHKVTMPPQDYDSWLLGHIIIKPNRHKFFETESLLLAKRIDIEME; encoded by the coding sequence ATGGCCGAAAAGCAGTCTGAGTCTGAAACAAACAAGGTACTGGTGGTGGGCACCACATCCGACTACATTGAATGGGTCAGAAACATCCGCCCCGGACAGGCACTTTTTCTCACAGAGCCCAAGGTTCGTGAAAATGCCCCAGAGCCCTGTCCGGACAATGGAGAGGAAATTTTATGCCCCATCTGCGAGGTTAATGCTGCAGTCCAGGCGATAGACCGCCACAAAGAGGCCTTTGGCATAACCCTTTCCGGCATTGCCTGCTTTGATTGCGAATCCATGGAGACCGCATCCCTTCTGGCAAAAAAGATGGGGTTGCCCTATCCCAATGTTGAAGCCATAAAAAACAGCAGGGATAAATTCATCTCAAAGCAATTTTGGCGATATAACCGGATTCCTTGCCCCCGAGCCTGCCCGGTCAACACAGAAGCCGAAGTGTTAAACTTCCTGGAACAGGCACCGGGCGGCATCGTGCTCAAACCCTTTTGTGGTTCAGGCAGCGAACTTGTATTCAAATGCACCACCCGAAAAGAATGCAAGGCCGCATTCAAGGCGGTGGCAGACGGCCTGGCAACACGATCCGGAAACCCATTGTTTAAACCCACGGATGTGGGTTCATTCCAGATGCTGGCTGAAGAGTGGGTGGCCGGCCCTGAATTCTCCTGTGATTTTCTCATGGAAGAAGACCGGGCCGTGATCCTGCGCAAAACCCGGAAAATAAAGGTGGACAGCCGCCCCTTCGGCACCATCTCCGGATATGCCATCTGCCCGGAAGACGATAAGGATGGCAAAATGCCCGGCAATGACATACTGGCCGACCTGTTTTACATGGCGGCCAGGGCATTGGGCATTAAGACCGGCGTGTGCATGGTGGATTTTATCCTGCGAAACAGAGAAGCTGTTCTCATAGAGATGACACCGCGTCCCGGTGGCGACTGTCTGCCCTTTTTGATCAAAGAAGCAGGCAACCTCGACATTCTCGGGTTAACCCTGGATGCGGCGGCGGGCTGTGCCTGGAAAAATGAAAAAAAAGAGCCGTACACGCCCCTGGTGGCCTTCCGCATCCATGCCCGAAAAGACGGCGTGTTAAAACATATTAAAACAGAAAGCCTGGCAAACGACAGCCGGGTCAAAAAGATACACCTGACTCGATCCCCGGGGCACAAAGTGACCATGCCGCCCCAGGACTATGATTCATGGCTTTTAGGACACATAATCATAAAACCGAACCGACACAAATTTTTCGAGACGGAAAGCCTGTTGCTCGCCAAACGTATCGACATTGAAATGGAATAG